Proteins from a genomic interval of Stigmatopora nigra isolate UIUO_SnigA chromosome 19, RoL_Snig_1.1, whole genome shotgun sequence:
- the vps51 gene encoding vacuolar protein sorting-associated protein 51 homolog, which produces MDPEVPASEESGRKRRVHGMLKLYYGLNEEGKIEEKPQSADPCDINGPDFDPEHYLNKLRKECSLAELMNQETTMVKQIRSLDSDMQTLVYENYNKFISATDTIRKMKNDFKKMEDEMDCLSTNMATITDFSAHISGTLEDMHAQITKLSGVHTLLRKLQFLFELPARLNKCLELQAYAQAVNFHQRARCVLQQYSHLPSFKGIQDDCHAIMEKLAMELRQKFRDGGSSAKDLAECVELLLQLDEPAEELCEKFLSHAGSRLQLDLQGLEAEIKPSPSVSKDASSLLPPQSLNTDILEFIDRGCNEFVSSLCLVITSYQELFINHAQKGDLASKNMAQMANGKLLAFVNDLAARYFSLVERRIQEEKGVADNSLLVRALDRFHRRLQAVTKLLPGSSVPTRGTEIVIRAATERVKQYLAALQSFYVDSLTDVRQALATPRLSPLPTPGAGSHLSGPASGREAPSGLPELLSSLSASILNQIKSVLASVHLFTAKDITFSNKPYFKGEFCCQVVRESLVVSFIKFVCQSSRQFCESAGDKGGSTPPALLLLLSRLCLDYETSTISYILTLTDEQFLAQHHSPATAVTSLCAEAREAAQKLLNHYVKVQGLIISQMLRKSVETRDWVNTIEPRNVRAVMKRVVEDATSIDVQVGLLYEEGVRKAHSSDSSKRTFSVYSSSRQQTRYAASYTPSAPMDTSLLSNIHKLFSERIDIFSSVEFNKVSVMTGIIKISLKTFLECVRLRTFGRYGLQQIQVDCHYLQMYLWRFVSDENLVHFLLDEIVGSSAHRCLDPTPMEQSVIEVICERG; this is translated from the exons ATGGATCCTGAAGTCCCGGCCTCCGAGGAATCTGGGAGGAAGCGTAGGGTGCACGGCATGTTGAAGCTCTATTATGGGCTCAACGAAGAAGGAAAGATCGAGGAGAAGCCACAATCGGCAGATCCCTGTGATATCAACGGGCCAGATTTCGATCCAGAACACTACCTAAACAAG CTTCGAAAAGAATGTTCTCTTGCAGAGCTGATGAATCAAGAGACCACCATGGTCAAGCAGATCCGTTCCTTGGATAGTGACATGCAGACGCTGGTATATGAAAACTACAATAAGTTCATATCAGCCACAG ACACCATAAGAAAAATGAAGAATGACTTCAAAAAGATGGAAGATGAAATGGACTGTCTTTCTACCAACATGGCAACCATCACTGACTTTAGTGCTCACATCAGCGGTACCCTGGAAGACATGCACGCTCAGATTACAAAACTCTCAG GGGTTCACACGTTGTTAAGGAAACTACAGTTTCTATTTGAACTGCCTGCCAGGCTAAACAAATGCTTGGAGCTCCAAGCCTATGCTCAGGCAGTGAATTTCCATCAGCGTGCTCGCTGCGTGCTGCAGCAATATAGCCACTTGCCTTCCTTCAAGGGCATCCAGGATGACTGTCATGCCATCATGGAAAAGCTGGCAATGGAGCTTCGCCAAAAGTTCAG GGATGGCGGCTCGAGTGCTAAAGACTTGGCCGAGTGTGTGGAGCTGCTATTGCAGTTGGATGAGCCTGCAGAGGAGTTGTGTGAGAAGTTCCTCAGCCACGCCGGCTCGCGTCTCCAGCTGGATCTCCAAGGTCTGGAGGCTGAGATAAAACCGAGCCCGTCTGTATCGAAGGATGCGTCGAGCCTCCTCCCTCCTCAGTCCTTGAACACTGACATCCTAGAGTTCATCGACAGAGGTTGCAACGAGTTTGTCAGCAGCTTATGTTTAGTCATTACATCCTATCAAGAACTTTTCATCAACCATGCTCAAAAAGGGGACTTGGCCTCCAAGAATATGGCTCAGATGGCAAACGGCAAGCTCCTGGCCTTCGTCAATGATCTAGCAGCTCGCTATTTCTCGCTAGTGGAGCGAAGGATCCAAGAGGAAAAAGGCGTGGCAGATAACTCGCTCTTGGTCCGCGCCCTCGACCGATTCCACCGTAGGCTTCAGGCCGTGACCAAACTGCTGCCCGGTTCCTCTGTGCCCACCCGTGGAACGGAAATCGTGATCCGCGCCGCTACGGAGCGCGTCAAGCAGTACCTGGCCGCCCTCCAGAGCTTCTACGTGGACAGCCTGACAGACGTGAGGCAGGCCCTGGCGACACCCCGTCTCTCGCCGTTGCCCACTCCGGGGGCGGGGTCTCATCTAAGTGGTCCGGCCTCCGGCAGGGAGGCGCCAAGCGGCCTCCCAGAACTGCTGTCCTCCCTGTCAGCATCCATCCTCAACCAGATCAAGTCTGTTTTAGCATCTGTGCACCTGTTCACAGCCAAGGACATTACTTTCTCCAACAAGCCGTACTTTAAG ggGGAATTCTGCTGCCAAGTTGTTCGTGAGAGCCTGGTTGTCAGCTTCATTAAATTTGTATGCCAATCATCTCGTCAGTTTTGCGAGAGTGCAGGAGACAAGGGGGGCTCCACCCCACCAGCTCTCCTCTTGCTTCTTTCTCGACTTTGTTTGGATTATGAAACCTCCACCATCTCGTATATACTCACTCTGACTGATGAACAGTTCCTGGCACAG CATCACAGTCCAGCAACTGCCGTGACATCCCTATGTGCAGAAGCAAGGGAGGCCGCACAAAAACTGCTCAACCATTACGTCAAG GTTCAGGGCCTCATTATTTCACAAATGCTCAGAAAGAGCGTGGAAACACGAGATTGGGTCAACACTATCGAGCCCAGAAATGTCCGCGCAGTGATGAAGAGGGTTGTGGAGGATGCCACATCTATTGACGTACAG GTGGGTCTTCTATATGAAGAAGGTGTGAGGAAAGCGCACAGTAGTGACTCAAGCAAAAGGACTTTCTCAGTCTACAGCAGCTCAAGGCAGCAAACTCGCTATGCTGCTAGCTACACACCAAG CGCTCCCATGGACACAAGTTTATTGAGCAACATCCACAAGCTGTTTTCGGAAAGAATTGACATTTTTAGCTCAGTGGAGTTCAACAAG GTCTCTGTGATGACGGGGATCATCAAAATCAGCCTTAAGACCTTCTTGGAGTGTGTGCGGCTGCGTACTTTTGGCCGCTATGGGCTGCAGCAAATCCAAGTTGACTGTCACTACCTGCAAATGTACTTGTGGCGCTTTGTGTCTGATGAGAACTTGGTACATTTCTTGCTAGATGAAATTGTAGGGAGCTCCGCCCACCGTTGCCTGGACCCCACCCCGATGGAGCAGAGCGTCATTGAAGTTATTTGTGAACGAGGTTGA